The following proteins come from a genomic window of Achromobacter sp. AONIH1:
- a CDS encoding nuclear transport factor 2 family protein: MRTRFEFSPRQIDPARAIALRLEIEEFHADYCAALDAGQVESWPDFFTEDGLYRVTARENADLGLPVGLVYSEGRAMMHDRAVAISRTQMFAPRYMLHMVSNTRVISESADGEIQAQAAFLLMQTLVEGPTTLHLAGAYYDRYTRQDGVLKLKERQVVYDTTILANDLVYPV, encoded by the coding sequence ATGAGAACCCGATTCGAATTTTCCCCCCGACAGATCGATCCCGCCCGCGCCATCGCGCTGCGTCTGGAGATCGAAGAATTCCACGCCGACTACTGCGCCGCCCTGGACGCGGGCCAGGTCGAATCCTGGCCGGATTTCTTCACCGAGGACGGTCTGTACCGCGTCACCGCGCGCGAGAACGCCGACCTGGGCTTGCCGGTCGGCCTGGTCTATTCCGAGGGCCGCGCCATGATGCATGACCGGGCCGTGGCCATTTCCCGCACCCAGATGTTCGCCCCGCGCTACATGCTGCACATGGTCAGCAATACCCGCGTCATCAGCGAATCCGCCGACGGCGAGATCCAGGCGCAGGCCGCGTTCCTGCTGATGCAGACGCTGGTGGAAGGCCCCACCACGCTGCACCTGGCCGGCGCCTACTACGACCGCTACACCCGGCAGGACGGCGTGCTCAAGCTGAAGGAACGCCAGGTGGTGTATGACACCACCATCCTCGCCAACGACCTGGTCTATCCCGTCTAG
- a CDS encoding 2,5-dihydroxypyridine 5,6-dioxygenase, which yields MPISDYEMVKAWQQVLTLSRLQAGQTVTVLTSAATHPQTLATALIATQAMGAVVNRLDLPPVNGERALSRDALAYLGTTPLTGNKAAIAALKESDLVLDLMTLLFSPEQHEILASGTKILLAVEPPEVLARLVPTEGDRARVKAAAARIGAAREMSVVSEAGTDLRCPLGEFPAISEYGFVDEPGRWDHWPSGFVLTWPNEGGARGKIVIDVGDILLPQKLYVRSAIELTVENGYATRIDGGVDAELLREYVASFKDPEAYAISHIGWGLQPRAHWTTLGLYDREATIGMDARAYEGNFLFSLGPNNEAGGSRCTTCHIDIPLRGCTVRLDGEDVVRQGRVLDGAGPRD from the coding sequence ATGCCTATCAGCGACTATGAAATGGTGAAGGCCTGGCAGCAGGTGCTGACCCTGTCCAGGCTGCAAGCGGGGCAGACGGTCACGGTGCTGACCAGCGCGGCCACCCATCCGCAAACGCTGGCCACGGCGCTGATCGCGACGCAGGCCATGGGCGCCGTGGTCAACCGGCTGGACCTGCCGCCCGTCAATGGCGAGCGCGCGTTGAGCCGGGACGCGCTGGCCTATCTGGGCACGACTCCGCTGACCGGCAACAAGGCCGCGATCGCGGCCTTGAAGGAAAGCGATCTGGTGCTGGACCTGATGACGCTGCTGTTCTCGCCGGAACAGCACGAGATCCTGGCCTCGGGAACCAAGATCCTGCTGGCGGTGGAGCCGCCGGAGGTGCTGGCGCGGCTGGTGCCGACCGAGGGCGACCGCGCGCGGGTCAAGGCCGCCGCCGCGCGCATCGGCGCCGCGCGCGAGATGAGCGTCGTGTCGGAGGCGGGCACGGACCTGCGCTGCCCGTTGGGCGAATTCCCGGCCATCAGCGAATACGGTTTCGTCGATGAACCCGGGCGCTGGGACCACTGGCCCAGCGGCTTCGTGCTGACCTGGCCGAACGAAGGTGGCGCGCGGGGCAAGATCGTGATCGATGTGGGCGACATCCTGCTGCCGCAGAAACTCTATGTGCGCTCGGCCATCGAGCTGACCGTCGAGAACGGCTACGCCACGCGCATCGACGGCGGCGTGGACGCGGAACTGCTGCGCGAGTACGTGGCGTCGTTCAAGGATCCGGAAGCCTACGCGATTTCGCACATCGGCTGGGGTCTGCAGCCGCGCGCGCACTGGACCACGCTGGGCCTGTACGACCGTGAAGCCACCATCGGCATGGACGCGCGGGCCTACGAGGGCAATTTCCTGTTCTCGCTGGGACCGAACAACGAAGCCGGCGGCAGCCGCTGCACCACCTGCCACATCGACATCCCGCTGCGCGGCTGCACCGTGCGGCTGGACGGAGAGGACGTGGTGCGCCAGGGCAGGGTGCTGGATGGCGCCGGCCCGAGGGACTAG
- a CDS encoding N-carbamoylsarcosine amidohydrolase, whose translation MNDDISAYERQGFGAAMAPKAPYGLLIVDLVNGFADPAVFGGGNIPEAIARTVGLLAHARQQGWPVAHSRIVFADDDADHNIFTLKVPGMLTLKEADHNSAIVPQLAPASGELVVRKTVPSAFFGTSLAAWLSQRGVQTLLVAGAVTSGCVRASVVDAMQYGFRPLVVSDCVGDRAIGPHEANLFDMRQKYATVLTRDEALRATRA comes from the coding sequence ATGAATGACGATATCTCCGCCTATGAACGGCAAGGCTTCGGCGCGGCCATGGCGCCCAAGGCGCCATACGGTCTGCTGATCGTGGATCTGGTCAATGGCTTCGCCGATCCGGCGGTGTTCGGCGGCGGCAATATCCCCGAGGCCATCGCGCGGACGGTGGGCCTGCTGGCGCACGCGCGCCAGCAGGGCTGGCCGGTGGCCCACAGCCGCATCGTGTTCGCCGACGACGACGCCGACCACAACATCTTCACGCTCAAGGTGCCGGGCATGCTGACCTTGAAGGAAGCGGACCACAACAGCGCCATCGTGCCGCAGCTCGCGCCCGCTTCCGGGGAGCTGGTGGTGCGCAAGACGGTGCCTTCCGCGTTCTTCGGCACCAGCCTGGCCGCCTGGCTGTCACAGCGCGGGGTGCAGACGCTGCTGGTCGCCGGCGCGGTCACCAGCGGCTGCGTGCGGGCCAGCGTGGTGGACGCCATGCAGTACGGCTTTCGCCCGCTGGTGGTGTCGGACTGCGTGGGCGACCGCGCCATCGGCCCGCACGAGGCCAATCTCTTCGACATGCGGCAGAAGTACGCCACCGTGCTGACGCGGGACGAAGCCTTGCGGGCGACGCGGGCCTAG
- a CDS encoding aromatic ring-hydroxylating dioxygenase subunit alpha, whose protein sequence is MYQSQTVIGLTMASKNTALTDCVWPQDALHYIPDWVYTSRAVYDQEIEKIFHGKTWNYVALEAELPNPGDYKRSYVGPTPVVVSRAEDGSVNVFENRCAHRGAEFCRNSQGNAKEFVCPYHQWSYDLKGNLQGIPFKRGVNREGGMPKDFKNEEHGLRKLRVATRNGVIFASYSDEVEALEEYLTPAILADFDTVFPGKKLKIHGYYRNELPCNWKMYHENLKDPYHATLLHSFLVVFGLLVAGNKSAMLVDTVHGRHGTMASAKSEDKYASVSEENKKEMRSFHDGLHLQDDRFLEFVKEFDSPWSVTMQTIWPNLIVQREMNTLGVRQIVPNGPDSMIMQWTMFGYEDDTPEMERHRLRQGNLMGPAGFLGLEDNEAMKFVQEGVRRASTDVNVLKLESGKQGTSNTLISEAAIRSMYSYYRGVMGF, encoded by the coding sequence ATGTATCAATCACAAACCGTCATCGGCCTCACGATGGCATCCAAGAACACCGCGCTGACCGACTGTGTCTGGCCGCAGGACGCGCTGCATTACATCCCGGACTGGGTCTACACCAGCCGCGCCGTCTATGACCAGGAAATCGAGAAGATATTCCACGGCAAGACCTGGAACTACGTGGCCCTGGAAGCCGAGCTGCCCAACCCGGGCGACTACAAGCGGTCCTATGTCGGACCGACCCCGGTGGTGGTCTCGCGCGCCGAGGACGGCTCGGTCAATGTCTTCGAGAACCGCTGCGCCCACCGTGGCGCGGAGTTCTGCCGCAACAGCCAGGGCAACGCCAAGGAATTCGTCTGCCCCTACCACCAGTGGTCCTACGACCTGAAAGGCAATCTGCAAGGCATCCCGTTCAAGCGCGGTGTGAACCGCGAGGGCGGCATGCCCAAGGACTTCAAGAACGAGGAACACGGCCTGCGCAAGTTGCGCGTCGCCACCCGCAACGGCGTGATCTTCGCGTCCTACAGCGACGAGGTCGAGGCCCTGGAGGAATACCTGACGCCCGCTATCCTGGCCGATTTCGACACCGTCTTCCCCGGCAAGAAGCTCAAGATCCACGGCTACTACCGCAATGAGCTGCCCTGCAACTGGAAGATGTATCACGAGAACCTGAAGGATCCCTACCACGCCACCTTGCTGCATTCGTTCCTGGTGGTGTTCGGCCTGCTGGTGGCGGGCAACAAGTCCGCCATGCTGGTCGACACGGTGCATGGCCGCCACGGCACCATGGCCTCGGCCAAGAGCGAGGACAAATACGCCAGCGTCAGCGAAGAGAACAAGAAGGAAATGCGCTCGTTCCATGATGGCCTGCATCTGCAGGACGACCGCTTCCTCGAATTCGTCAAGGAGTTCGATTCGCCCTGGTCCGTCACCATGCAGACCATCTGGCCCAACCTGATCGTGCAACGCGAGATGAACACGCTGGGCGTGCGCCAGATCGTGCCCAACGGGCCCGACAGCATGATCATGCAATGGACCATGTTCGGCTACGAGGACGACACGCCCGAGATGGAACGCCATCGCCTGCGCCAGGGCAACCTGATGGGCCCGGCGGGATTCCTCGGCCTGGAGGACAACGAGGCCATGAAGTTCGTGCAGGAAGGCGTGCGCCGCGCCAGCACCGACGTCAACGTGCTCAAGCTGGAATCCGGCAAGCAGGGCACGTCCAACACGCTGATCTCGGAAGCCGCCATCCGCTCCATGTACAGCTACTACCGCGGCGTGATGGGCTTCTGA
- a CDS encoding alpha/beta fold hydrolase codes for MSNFLYGGNVHANGIRQHYLRYGGARGAGRDPVIIVPGITSPAITWGFVGERFGESFDTYILDVRGRGLSEAGAALNYGLDAQAADVLAFAQTLGLEQYSVVGHSMGGRIGVRAGRSKPAGLRRLVLADPPVSGPGRRPYPAKLPWYVDSMAQARQGMDAEAMRAFCPSWTDAQRQLRAEWLHTCDERAVIQSFDDFHNDDIHADLPLLDAAVLLITAERGDVVLDADVEEIQRLAPGTRHHRVPAAGHMIPWDNEEGFYAAFGDFLGAPLARA; via the coding sequence ATGAGCAATTTCCTGTACGGCGGCAATGTCCACGCCAACGGCATCCGCCAGCACTATCTGCGCTACGGCGGCGCGCGCGGCGCGGGGCGCGATCCGGTCATCATCGTGCCGGGCATCACCAGTCCGGCGATCACCTGGGGATTCGTGGGCGAGCGCTTCGGCGAGTCCTTCGATACCTACATCCTGGATGTGCGCGGCCGGGGCTTGTCCGAGGCCGGCGCGGCGCTGAACTATGGCCTGGACGCGCAGGCCGCCGACGTGCTGGCGTTCGCGCAGACGCTGGGCCTGGAGCAATACAGCGTGGTCGGCCATTCCATGGGCGGCCGCATCGGCGTGCGCGCCGGGCGGAGCAAGCCGGCCGGCCTGCGGCGCCTCGTCCTGGCCGACCCGCCGGTGTCGGGCCCCGGCCGCCGGCCGTATCCGGCCAAGCTGCCCTGGTACGTGGACTCCATGGCGCAGGCGCGCCAGGGCATGGACGCCGAAGCCATGCGCGCGTTCTGCCCCAGCTGGACCGATGCGCAGCGCCAGCTGCGCGCCGAGTGGCTGCATACCTGCGACGAGCGCGCCGTCATCCAGAGCTTCGATGACTTCCATAACGACGACATCCATGCGGACCTGCCGCTGCTGGACGCGGCGGTCCTGCTGATCACGGCGGAACGCGGCGACGTGGTGCTGGACGCCGACGTGGAAGAGATCCAGCGGCTGGCGCCAGGCACTCGGCATCACCGGGTGCCCGCCGCCGGCCACATGATTCCGTGGGACAACGAGGAAGGCTTCTACGCGGCCTTCGGCGACTTCCTGGGCGCGCCGCTGGCGCGCGCCTGA